AGTTACCGCTATAGAAAGTCAGGCGACAGGTTTTAATTGGGTGTTTTCACCCTGCGTGGCAATTCCCTTTAATGAGAAATGGGGAAGAACTTATGAAGCTTTTTCTGAAAGTACGGAGCTCACGAGTGAGTTGACCAAAGCATCTATCCAGGGACATCAGGGAGAAAGCTTGAAAGATCGCCATACCGTTATGGCAACCGCAAAGCATTTTATGGGAGATGGTGCCACGGTTAACGGAGCAGAAGGCGGTGAAACCATTCTGACAGATCAAGAAATTTCTAACCTATTGATGCCACCCTATCAGGCAGCAGTTGATGAAGGCGTGGGAGCGGTAATGGCTTCATTCAATACGCTTAACGGTAAATCCATGCATACCAACAAAGCCATGATTACCGATACGCTCAAGGGTAAGATGGGTTTTGATGGGATTGTTTTGACGGATTGGAAGGGATATTCCCGTTTCGGCGGGAACGATGTGGTTAACGCAGGTGTGGATATGTTTATGGCGGTAGATGGAGACATGCCTAAGTTTCACGAGGGAATAAAAAGAGGTATTAGAAAAGATTCCGTAAGTATGGACCGCATAAACGATGCAGTACGCAGAATTTTGAGGCAGAAATTCAGACTGGGACTTTTTGAGAACCCTTTTCCCGATACCTCATTAGTGAAAAAAGTAGGTTCAAAATCGCATCGGAACATTGCTCGTCAAGCAGTGCGAGAGTCGCTAGTACTCCTCAAAAACAAAGGTGTTCTTCCTTTAAATAAGGATCTAGAGAAAATCGTCGTCGTAGGTGAACATGCTGATAATAGCGGTTTGCAAAGTGGAGGCTGGAGTGTAAACTGGCAAGGTACTTTGGAAAGCTACAACGGCTCCACGACTATCTTGGACGGTATAAAAAGAATCGCGACCGGTCAGGTGGTTTATGATCAGATAGGTACACAAACGCATCCTGATGCTGAGGTGGCGATTATTGCAGTAGGAGAGACGCCCTACGCAGAATTTATGGGAGATGTGGGTAATGGAAGAGGTGTGTATAGGATGACGCTTTCGCGAAAGCATAAAGATTACATAGCCCATTACAAAAAACAGGGAATTCCCGTGGTCATCTTGCTTGTTTCAGGGAGGCCTATGGTGGTAACTCCAGAAATCAATAAGTCAGATGCATTTATTGCGGCTTGGTTGCCAGGTTCTGAAGGTGATGGAGTCGCAGAGGTGTTGTTTGGTGAGTATGATTTTTCAGGAAAATTACCTCATTCCTGGCCCAAGTATGTTAAAGATTTCGACGGTGAATTTGGTCCTAATTTATGGGATGAAAGTATTGAGCCATTATTTCAGTTTGGGTACGGTTTGAACTATAAAGAAAAGCCATGAAAAACCTGAAAGCTCTGGTGGTATTTGCTTTAATCGTGGGTTTAACTTCTTGCGTTCAAAAAGAGGACAAGGGGGCTGATCAAAATGAAGAGATTGAATTGATGACTAAGGATACAAAAAACTCAAGTGCTTCAGATATTTTGGGGAATAAGGAATATCACGCGATTTCCTATGGAGGTTATCGACAAACGAGCAGGACTAAGCAACCTAAAATAAAACAGCTCAAGGAAGATTTATTAATCATGCATGCGATGGGAATACGCATTCTGCGCACCTATAACGTACAATTAGCTCATGCCTCAAATGTTTTAGAAGCCATCAAGCAACTCAAAGAAGAGGATCCGAATTTTGAGATGTATGTGATGCTGGGAGCTTGGATCGATTGCTTGAATGCCTGGACAGAACTCACTCCAGATCACAATCAAGAAAGTCCAAATAATGCAGATGAGATCAAGAGAGCAGTAGCGCTGACAAATAAATATCCCGACATCGTCAAAGTGATCGCAGTGGGTAATGAAGCTATGGTTAAATGGGCAGCGAGCTACTATGTCCAGCCTGATGTGATTCTGAAATGGGTGAATCATTTACAGAGCCTGAAGAAAGAAGGCACTTTGCCAGCAGATTTATGGATCACCAGTTCTGATAATTTTGCCTCTTGGGGTGGAGGTGACCGAGTGTACCATGTAAAAGCTTTGAACGATTTGATCAAAGCCGTAGATTTTTTATCGGTGCATACCTATCCCATGCACGATACCCACTATAATCCCGTGTTCTGGAAAGTCATGCCTTCAGAGACCTCATTGACCAAAAAAGAACAAGTTAAAGCAGCCTTGCTTCGCGCAAAAGGTTATGCGATAAGCCAGACTGATAGTGTCAGAGCATACATGAAAAGCCTGGGGATCTATAAACCCATTCACATAGGAGAAACGGGATGGGCGAGTTATTCAAAAGGTTTTTATGGACCTAACGGTTCCAGAGCAAATGACGAGTATAAACAAGCCTTGTACTATGACCACATGCGCGACTGGACTGATGCTCAAAACATGTCTTGCTTCTTTTTTGAAGCTTTTGACGAGCCGTGGAAAGATGCTGGCAATCCAGATGGTAGCGAAAATTACTTTGGACTGTTTACCGTAGATGGAAAAGCAAAATATGCGCTTTGGGATCAAGTGGAGGATGGAGTTTTTGAAGGCTTGGGCCGCAATGGAAAACCCATCACTAAAACCTTCAACGGAAATAGCGATAAAATGATGCAGACCGTAAAAATCCCTGCGGTCAAACAATAAACTTTTGAAATATGGCAACATTAGTCAAATCAAGGAAAGGAAAAGTGCCTTTGGGTCAGAAAGCCGCTTTTGGTGCTGGTCATTTAGTTAATAACCTCATACCTGGAATTTTAGGGGTTTTTGTGGTAATTCTCAAATCTGCAGATGGGTTCGGAATGGATACGGTGCTTGCGGGTTTAATAGTTGGTATACCTCGTTTATTTGATGCATTAACAGATCCAGTAATGGGATATATCTCTGATAATACAAGCTCTAGATTTGGCCGACGTCGCCCTTATATTTTGACTGGAGCTATTTTGTCGGGTATCATCTTTACCATTCTCTGGCAAGTCCACGGTGATGCTGATCATATGTTCAATTTTTGGTATTTGCTGATTTTCTCAATTCTGTTAGTTTTTGGAAATACGATATTTTCTACTCCATTAATAGCTCTCGGTTATGAGATGACTTCGGACTATAAAGAGCGCACTCGCTTAATGAGTTTTGCAAATACTATAGGGCAGGTAGCTTGGATGTTAGTACCATTTCTATATGTACTGATTCCTGATACGAACTTTTTTGAAAACCAACCGGAAGGAGTTCGCACTATCGCAATTATATCTGGTTTGGTAATTATTTTATTAGGTGTCATGCCAGCAATTTTTTGTAGAGGTATAGACGCGAGTAAAATGGAAGGTAGGGAAGATGTTTCTTTCAAAGGAGTTCTCAACAGTTTTGGTAAAATTTTCAGCGGTATTAAGGTAGTTCTAAAGAATAAACCATTTGTAAAACTGTGTATTGCTACTTTCCTAGTGTTTAACGGCTTTCAAATTGTAGCTGAGTTCGGAGTCTTTATTATCAATTTCTACATGTTTGATGGAGATTGGGGTGCTTCAAAATGGTGGGTTGCATTATTTCCCGCAGTGACCGCAGCGTATACCGCATTTATTGCTATACCAATTATTAACTGGATGGCAAATAAGTACGGTAAAAGAAAAGCATTCATTATCGCTACTTTCATTTCAGTCATAGGTTATGTGTTGAAATGGTGGGGATTTGATCCTGAGAATTACTACATGATATTCCTTCCCATTCCCCTTATGGCATTTGGGATGGGATGTCTATTCACTCTTATGATGTCCATGACCGCTGATGTGTGTGATCTAGACGAACTCAACAACGGTATGCCTAGAAAAGAAGGGACATTTGGAGCAATTTATTGGTGGATGATTAAAGTAGGACAAGGTATTGCCCTGGTCTTTTCAGGTGTTATCCTGAAGGTTTTAGGTTATGATCCAGAAAGCACCACTCAAACTGCAGAATCCTTGACTGGAATGAGAATCACAGATATTGCATTACCGGTTATAACTGCACTTCTAGCAATATGGGTAATGAAAACTTATAGTCTAGATGAAAAGCGTGCACAAGAAATTAAAGAAGAACTTGTCAGAAGGCGAGGAGAACTCTAAATAATAAATTTATGTCATACAGATCAGGACACTTTTATACCAGTGATGATACAAAAGGTTTTGAAGAGAAAGGAATCAACCTTACCAAATACAAGTCAGACGATCTGAGCAAATTGTGGCGCAAAACCTTAGAAAACGGTATGCACGGCATCTGTTTTAGTATGTATGAAGACGGTCAGGAACCGGGAGATAACATTACAGAAGCTCAAGTAGAAAGGCGCATCAATATCCTGAAACCTTACTCAAAATGGATCAGGTCCTTCTCGTGTATAGAAGGTAATGAGTATGTCCCAAGAGTTGCCAAACGACATGGTTTGAAAAATTTGGTCGGAGCGTGGCTCAGCGATGACCTTGAAAAAAATGAGGAAGAAATTGAGGCACTTATAGGTCTTGCCAAAGAAGGTTGCGTAGATATCGCCGCAGTAGGAAACGAGGTTTTGTATCGCAAGGAGCTAACTCTAGAACAGCTGCTCGATTACATGAAACGCGTAAAATATGCGGTAGGTCCAGAAATTCCTGTTGGCTATGTGGATGCTTATTATGAATTTACTGATCACCCAGAGTTGGTTGATGCCAGCGACGTAATTTTGAGTAATTGCTACCCGTACTGGGAAGGTTGTCCCATTGAGCATTCTCTCAATCACATGAAGGCTATGCATGGTCAGGCGAGTCATGCCGCGGCAGGTAAACCCGTGATCATTACCGAATGTGGCTGGCCCAGCGAGGGTGGTGGATTAAAAGGAGCTAAAGCTTCAAAGGAAAACGCCATGAAATACTTTATCGATGCCCAAAAATGGTCTCGTGAGGAAAACATCCCTATGTTCTATTTTTCAAGTTTTGATGAGAGTTGGAAAACGGGCGCAGAAGGCGACGTGGGCGCCTACTGGGGACTTTGGGATAAGCATGAAAAGTTGAAATTTTAGTTTGTGAGTTATGAGTTGTGAGTTGTTAGCTGTTGGCTTCAGGCGTCTGTCTATCAGTTTCTAGCTTGTTATTATTCGGGATTCAATATTCTTTGACTTATGCTCAAATTCTTTTTTAGTTTGTAGTTGGACATCGGGTGGCCTTCGACTCCGTGGTCATTGAGCGGAGTCGAAATGCTCAGGAACCGCCTCAGCCCCTGTTTTATAAAAAGGGATACGATCGTTGCCGTTTTCAAAGGCAACTTACCTTTCTAATTCTTAACTCATAACTCATAACTCATAACTCCATAACTTATCCCACATTCTGAATTCAACTTCCTGAATTCAAACTTCTCTTAACACCACGTTCAGAACTCGCTCTTCCCTGTGTTGTAATTTAGCTATCCAAACAAGAATAGTGGAGCAAGTCATACTGGTAAACGAGAACGACGAGAAGGTCGGTCTCATGGAGAAAATTGAGGCGCATGAAAAAGCATTATTGCATCGTGCGTTTTCGGTTTTTGTGATAAATGATAACAACGAGATCATGTTGCAGCAACGAGCGCATGATAAATACCACAGTCCAGGTTTGTGGACTAATACCTGTTGCAGCCACCAGCGTGACGGAGAGTCTAACATCGCTGCCGGCCGTCGTCGATTGCAGGAAGAGATGGGATTCACAACCGACTTGAAAGAACTTTTCAATTTCATCTACATAGCACCTTTTGACAATGGCTTGACGGAACATGAGCTGGATCACGTCATGGTGGGAAGTTTCAACGGTGAGCCACAATTGAATCCAGATGAGGCTGCAGACTATAAATGGATGACTGCAGATGATATCAAGAAAGATATTGCCCAGAATCCTGACATTTATACAGAATGGTTTAAAATCATTTTTGATAAATACTACAATCACATCTCATGAGACTCACTGCCTACAGAAAAGCCCACTTTAATGCCGCTCACCGCTTGTACCGCAAGAACTGGAGCGATGAGAAAAATGAAGAGGTTTTTGGTAAGTGTAGTAACCCACATTTTCATGGGCATAATTATGACCTTGAGGTAGGAGTGACCGGTGAAGTAGATCCTGAGACCGGTTATCTGATTGATCTCAAAATCCTCAAGGACATTATCAGAGATGAGGTAGAAGACTACATGGATCATAAAAACCTGAACGAGGAAGTTCCTGAATTTGCGACCATGATACCCACCGCAGAGCATATTGCCTATGTGATTTACAACCGCATCAAAGCCAAGCTTGAAGATCGGTTTGAGCTTGAGATCAAACTTTATGAGACGCCACGCAATTTTGTGGTGTATAAGGGTGGTTGATATGACGCTTTCGCGAAAGCGTACTAACCACAACCCACTCGATACTTACAAACACAACGTTTCTATCTAGCCTACAAAGCGTATTTTTGCAGAAATTTACAGTTATGGCTAGTATTAGAGATTTAAAACAAGATATCAACTACGTGTTAGGAGATATCATAGAGGCTGCGATGATTCATCAAGCGGCACATCCCAAAGAAGATCACCAAAAATCTGAAAAAATTATAGACGACGCGATTGACACTTTTGATGAATTGATCGCAAAGGTTAACGATCGCAAAGTTGAAAACCGTAGTGCTCACTTGAAGTCAGTGCGTGTAGAGCTGGAGCAGAAAGGTAGAGAACTGATTGAAAGAATCAACAGTCTATAAATTTTCCTTAGAACTTTTTATTAATTCAGACAGCTGTTTTCCATAACGGCTCGTCTGAATTTTTTTTGGCATCTTTTGATAGGCACTGTCCAGCAAGATAGGATTGGCGTCAAATGCTTCAGAAACTAAAAGGTAGGGCGCTACCTCTTTGTCTTTAAAACGCTGCGCAAAGTTGATCGCGTAGAGCACTCTCTTTCTAAGATATTTATTGTAATCCTCGTCAAGTTTATCGAGTTCTGCTGGGTCTACTGGACTCTCTTGATTATCAAGTGCTATACTGCGCTTCACAAGCTCTGTGTAAAGTTCGTCGAGACGCTTTTTATTCACGTTGAATTCCATTAAAATATTGTGATTTTCTGATCCCTCTAGAGTGTAATCTTTTTCAAAGTCCTCTAGCGTGGATGAGAAGGTAAGTACAGTGTCTTCAGCAAAGAATGCAATACGGTCATCATATTTGGCACCATCTTTAACATCAAGATGTAGATACATTAATTCTGGTTCTTCCAGAGCTCCAGAAAGCTTGAATTCTGACGAGCCGTCCAGTGCTACTGAATCGAGTGTAATCAAGCTCGTATCAGCTACTTTTTGCAATAAGACATTGCCTACTTTAAGGCCTTCTATATTTCCTTTTATGGTTACCGTTCCCACTTCTGCAGACTCATCTCCACAAGAGATTACGATTAAGGCTGCGAGTATATAAATAAGATTTCTCATAATGCATTTAAGGGGTGCAAATATGCTGTAAAACAGTTGAAGATTCTATAACGGATTCGGAGATTTTTCCACCGTAGAATGAAGTCTAACAAGATTAAGTTTTATCCAGCTGCAACAGCTTGCATCATGATAGTACAAGCAATCGCACCTACAGTTCCAACGACGTAACCAAAAACCGCGAGTAAAACCCCTACCGTAGTCAGTGACGGGTGGAATTCTGCCGCTACAACGGGAGCACTGGTTGCACCTCCTACATTGGCCTGGCTTCCCACGGCAAGGAAAAAGTAGGGAGCTTTGATCATCTTTGCTATGAGAATCAACAAGCCAGCATGAATTGCCATCCAGACCAAACCTAATACGATCAACATGGGTTTTTCAGTGACTTGTCTTAAATCCATCCCCATTCCTATGGCCGCGACTAAAATATAAATGAATATGCTACCAATGCGACTGGCACCTGCACCCTCATAATTCTTAATTGGAGTATAAGACAATATGATTCCAATAACCGTAGAGATAAAAATCAGCCAAAAAAATGAATTGACTAGAAAACTTAGATATCTATTATTATTAATAACTGACATTTCGGAAAATTTTTGAGCTAAAAAATCTCCGCAGAAGTGACCAAAGGCGACAGTTCCGAAAGCTACTCCTAGCATAACCATGATATCTGTTAATGTAGCCTCTCTTTTAACG
This genomic interval from Nonlabens spongiae contains the following:
- the idi gene encoding isopentenyl-diphosphate Delta-isomerase, which encodes MVEQVILVNENDEKVGLMEKIEAHEKALLHRAFSVFVINDNNEIMLQQRAHDKYHSPGLWTNTCCSHQRDGESNIAAGRRRLQEEMGFTTDLKELFNFIYIAPFDNGLTEHELDHVMVGSFNGEPQLNPDEAADYKWMTADDIKKDIAQNPDIYTEWFKIIFDKYYNHIS
- a CDS encoding MFS transporter, which produces MATLVKSRKGKVPLGQKAAFGAGHLVNNLIPGILGVFVVILKSADGFGMDTVLAGLIVGIPRLFDALTDPVMGYISDNTSSRFGRRRPYILTGAILSGIIFTILWQVHGDADHMFNFWYLLIFSILLVFGNTIFSTPLIALGYEMTSDYKERTRLMSFANTIGQVAWMLVPFLYVLIPDTNFFENQPEGVRTIAIISGLVIILLGVMPAIFCRGIDASKMEGREDVSFKGVLNSFGKIFSGIKVVLKNKPFVKLCIATFLVFNGFQIVAEFGVFIINFYMFDGDWGASKWWVALFPAVTAAYTAFIAIPIINWMANKYGKRKAFIIATFISVIGYVLKWWGFDPENYYMIFLPIPLMAFGMGCLFTLMMSMTADVCDLDELNNGMPRKEGTFGAIYWWMIKVGQGIALVFSGVILKVLGYDPESTTQTAESLTGMRITDIALPVITALLAIWVMKTYSLDEKRAQEIKEELVRRRGEL
- a CDS encoding glycoside hydrolase family 3 protein, whose amino-acid sequence is MTLLPQIKIRGFWQVGIFTFLLASCEDKKETQVDMKPTDAEIIENRVDSLLAIMTLDEKIGQMTQVRHFWDLESDSLVTSKFIGSIIHTQGGDPGKTVKDWQNRFIELQKRALQTRLGIPLLLGVDAVHGQNTFDGATIFPHNIGMGATRNPDLVKKAAEVTAIESQATGFNWVFSPCVAIPFNEKWGRTYEAFSESTELTSELTKASIQGHQGESLKDRHTVMATAKHFMGDGATVNGAEGGETILTDQEISNLLMPPYQAAVDEGVGAVMASFNTLNGKSMHTNKAMITDTLKGKMGFDGIVLTDWKGYSRFGGNDVVNAGVDMFMAVDGDMPKFHEGIKRGIRKDSVSMDRINDAVRRILRQKFRLGLFENPFPDTSLVKKVGSKSHRNIARQAVRESLVLLKNKGVLPLNKDLEKIVVVGEHADNSGLQSGGWSVNWQGTLESYNGSTTILDGIKRIATGQVVYDQIGTQTHPDAEVAIIAVGETPYAEFMGDVGNGRGVYRMTLSRKHKDYIAHYKKQGIPVVILLVSGRPMVVTPEINKSDAFIAAWLPGSEGDGVAEVLFGEYDFSGKLPHSWPKYVKDFDGEFGPNLWDESIEPLFQFGYGLNYKEKP
- a CDS encoding DUF4369 domain-containing protein, yielding MRNLIYILAALIVISCGDESAEVGTVTIKGNIEGLKVGNVLLQKVADTSLITLDSVALDGSSEFKLSGALEEPELMYLHLDVKDGAKYDDRIAFFAEDTVLTFSSTLEDFEKDYTLEGSENHNILMEFNVNKKRLDELYTELVKRSIALDNQESPVDPAELDKLDEDYNKYLRKRVLYAINFAQRFKDKEVAPYLLVSEAFDANPILLDSAYQKMPKKIQTSRYGKQLSELIKSSKENL
- a CDS encoding glycoside hydrolase family 17 protein — protein: MSYRSGHFYTSDDTKGFEEKGINLTKYKSDDLSKLWRKTLENGMHGICFSMYEDGQEPGDNITEAQVERRINILKPYSKWIRSFSCIEGNEYVPRVAKRHGLKNLVGAWLSDDLEKNEEEIEALIGLAKEGCVDIAAVGNEVLYRKELTLEQLLDYMKRVKYAVGPEIPVGYVDAYYEFTDHPELVDASDVILSNCYPYWEGCPIEHSLNHMKAMHGQASHAAAGKPVIITECGWPSEGGGLKGAKASKENAMKYFIDAQKWSREENIPMFYFSSFDESWKTGAEGDVGAYWGLWDKHEKLKF
- a CDS encoding 6-pyruvoyl trahydropterin synthase family protein, encoding MRLTAYRKAHFNAAHRLYRKNWSDEKNEEVFGKCSNPHFHGHNYDLEVGVTGEVDPETGYLIDLKILKDIIRDEVEDYMDHKNLNEEVPEFATMIPTAEHIAYVIYNRIKAKLEDRFELEIKLYETPRNFVVYKGG
- a CDS encoding glycoside hydrolase family 17 protein; the encoded protein is MKNLKALVVFALIVGLTSCVQKEDKGADQNEEIELMTKDTKNSSASDILGNKEYHAISYGGYRQTSRTKQPKIKQLKEDLLIMHAMGIRILRTYNVQLAHASNVLEAIKQLKEEDPNFEMYVMLGAWIDCLNAWTELTPDHNQESPNNADEIKRAVALTNKYPDIVKVIAVGNEAMVKWAASYYVQPDVILKWVNHLQSLKKEGTLPADLWITSSDNFASWGGGDRVYHVKALNDLIKAVDFLSVHTYPMHDTHYNPVFWKVMPSETSLTKKEQVKAALLRAKGYAISQTDSVRAYMKSLGIYKPIHIGETGWASYSKGFYGPNGSRANDEYKQALYYDHMRDWTDAQNMSCFFFEAFDEPWKDAGNPDGSENYFGLFTVDGKAKYALWDQVEDGVFEGLGRNGKPITKTFNGNSDKMMQTVKIPAVKQ